A genomic window from Manduca sexta isolate Smith_Timp_Sample1 chromosome 5, JHU_Msex_v1.0, whole genome shotgun sequence includes:
- the LOC115442306 gene encoding elongation factor Tu produces the protein MTGRLIIRSLYTNFTQHFPLNNNTVCKNRILVSVFNVNFSTKPKSGFVEKKHCNVGTIGHVDHGKTTLTAAITKVLANDGLAQYVSYDEIDKAPEEKARGITINAAHVGYSSKLRTYAHTDCPGHADYIRNMISGASQMDAAVLVVAANDGPMPQTREHLLLAKQVGIQHILVFINKADLVDDELKELVEIEMRELLTDFGYDGNTVPIICGSALKALNGDESEYGAPSIRKLLDTMDSYIPPIVRDLTSPFLMPIDNAFTVPGRGTVVVGTIKRGIMKKNDEADLLGFGYNIKTTLSDIQIFKKSVSEALAGDNVGVLLRGMKIKSVETGMLLSAAKSLQMSNHYKAKIYFLTRSEGGRKKPIFSKYSQQMYSGTWNIACRIDLDPSQHMMMPGDHGEVYLTLLEDMVMTLGQPFTIRENNVTVATGIVTDTLKSIDVPKGKLGKVVMNYEV, from the exons atgaccGGCAGGCTCATAATTCGGTCACTATACACGAACTTTACACAACATTTTCCCTTAAATAACAACACAGTATGCAAAAATAGGATATTAGTCAGTGTATTCAATGTAAACTTTTCTACTAAACCTAAAAGTGGTTTTGTGGAGAAAAAGCACTGTAATGTAGGCACTATAGGGCACGTAGACCACGGAAAAACAACGCTGACGGCCGCTATAACCAAGGTATTAGCAAACGATGGGCTAGCACAGTATGTTTCTTATGACGAGATTGACAAGGCACCAGAGGAAAAAGCTAGAG GTATAACAATAAATGCAGCTCATGTTGGATATTCATCAAAACTCCGTACGTACGCACATACAGACTGCCCTGGACACGCTGATTATATACGAAATATGATATCTGGAGCGTCACAGATGGATGCTGCTGTATTAG TTGTAGCTGCTAATGATGGACCAATGCCACAAACGAGGGAACATTTACTGCTAGCGAAACAAGTCGGCATTCAGCACATACTGGTGTTTATAAACAAAGCAGATTTAGTTGATGATGAG TTAAAGGAATTGGTAGAGATAGAAATGCGGGAACTGCTCACAGATTTTGGATACGACGGGAACACAGTGCCTATTATTTGTGGATCAGCTTTGAAGGCGTTGAATGGAGATGAATCAGAATATG GTGCACCATCAATAAGAAAGCTCTTGGACACAATGGACTCCTACATCCCTCCCATAGTGAGGGATCTGACTTCCCCCTTCCTGATGCCCATAGACAACGCATTCACAGTGCCCGGCAGAGGGACAGTGGTTGTAGGTACCATAAAACGCGGCATTATGAAGAAAAATGATGAAGCGGATCTACTGGGTTTCGGATACAATATCAAAACTACGCTTTCCGATATAcaaatttttaagaaaagtgTTTCTGAG GCGTTGGCCGGCGATAATGTCGGCGTACTTCTTCGAGGCATGAAGATCAAGTCGGTAGAAACAGGAATGCTTCTGAGCGCTGCCAAAAGCCTTCAGATGAGCAACCACTACAAGGCCAAGATATACTTCCTCACACGAAGCGAGGGAGGAAGGAAGAAGCCCATATTCTCAAAATATTCACAACAAATGTATAGCGGAACGTGGAATATTGCGTGTCGAATTGATTTGG aTCCGTCGCAGCATATGATGATGCCCGGAGACCATGGGGAAGTGTACCTTACGTTATTAGAAGACATGGTTATGACGTTAGGCCAGCCTTTCACCATCAGAGAGAATAACGTGACGGTTGCGACAGGAATAGTGACGGATACGCTGAAGTCTATAGATGTACCGAAGGGGAAGTTGGGGAAAGTAGTTATGAATTATGaagtgtaa